The following coding sequences are from one Kallotenue papyrolyticum window:
- a CDS encoding VTT domain-containing protein: protein MEPGSDLVAGRRRAMSAPRRWIQPLVSLLGALLLSGALIALPLDVERWGRLGYLGVFVLTLLSSATILIPSAALGAALKFGAAATLNPVLVGLLAGLAAGVGESTGYLAGRSGAQLAQMEQRAGYRQIAAWVRRFGVWPVLALAAVPLPLIDLAGLAAGALGMPFWRFLSACTLGKVVRFVPVALLGAWLRARGWL, encoded by the coding sequence ATGGAGCCGGGATCGGATCTCGTCGCTGGGCGCCGGCGGGCGATGTCAGCGCCGCGCCGCTGGATCCAGCCGCTGGTCTCCCTGCTGGGGGCGCTGCTGCTGTCTGGGGCGTTGATCGCGCTGCCGCTCGATGTCGAGCGCTGGGGACGGCTGGGGTATCTCGGTGTGTTTGTGCTGACGCTGCTCTCCAGCGCGACGATTCTGATCCCCAGCGCCGCGTTGGGCGCTGCGCTGAAGTTTGGTGCGGCGGCGACGCTTAACCCGGTGCTGGTCGGCCTGCTGGCCGGGCTGGCCGCGGGCGTGGGCGAGAGCACCGGCTATCTGGCCGGACGCAGCGGTGCGCAACTGGCGCAGATGGAGCAGCGTGCCGGCTATCGGCAGATTGCCGCCTGGGTCCGACGCTTTGGTGTCTGGCCGGTGTTGGCGCTGGCGGCGGTGCCGTTGCCGCTGATCGATCTAGCCGGCCTGGCCGCCGGGGCGCTGGGCATGCCGTTCTGGCGCTTTCTGAGTGCCTGTACCCTGGGAAAAGTCGTGCGCTTCGTGCCCGTAGCGCTGCTGGGCGCTTGGCTGCGGGCGCGGGGTTGGCTCTGA
- the rdgB gene encoding RdgB/HAM1 family non-canonical purine NTP pyrophosphatase, with amino-acid sequence MPPRLLIATGNPHKVEEFRALLGDLPFELVRLDQVGIHEQIAETGTTFAENARLKAEGYCRQSGLLTLADDSGLEIAALNGAPGVYSARYGGVSGRAQLDLVLQHMHDVPWPQRQARFVCVIAIAEPQGALHLVEGTLDGMIAHAPQGEFGFGYDPIFYLPERGLTVAQLPPDEKNRISHRARAAKQARAILLAIAQRAAS; translated from the coding sequence ATGCCGCCACGCTTGTTGATCGCTACTGGCAATCCGCACAAAGTCGAGGAGTTTCGCGCGCTGTTGGGCGATCTTCCCTTTGAGCTGGTGCGTCTGGATCAGGTCGGCATTCACGAGCAGATCGCGGAAACAGGCACGACCTTTGCCGAGAATGCGCGCCTCAAGGCCGAGGGCTACTGCCGACAGAGCGGGTTGCTGACCCTGGCGGATGACTCGGGTTTGGAGATCGCAGCGCTCAACGGCGCGCCGGGTGTCTATTCGGCGCGCTATGGCGGCGTGAGCGGACGCGCCCAGCTCGATCTGGTGCTGCAACACATGCACGACGTGCCCTGGCCGCAGCGTCAGGCCCGTTTTGTGTGCGTGATCGCGATCGCCGAGCCGCAGGGCGCGCTACACCTGGTGGAGGGCACGCTGGATGGCATGATCGCGCACGCGCCCCAGGGCGAGTTCGGTTTTGGCTATGACCCCATCTTCTACCTGCCGGAGCGCGGCCTGACCGTGGCGCAACTGCCGCCCGATGAGAAAAACCGCATCAGCCATCGCGCGCGGGCGGCCAAGCAGGCCCGCGCGATCCTGCTGGCGATCGCGCAGCGCGCAGCATCCTGA
- a CDS encoding decaprenyl-phosphate phosphoribosyltransferase, producing the protein MQSRIAVERAGGLEALKYLLLGMRPRQWIKNAFVFAGIVFAERHLFTEAWALGRVVLAFALFSLVSGAVYLMNDLADLEQDRLHPRKRHRPLPSGRLAPGLARAGALIFGLGSPALPWLIGLLSGPSVAHQSSLAAAWQLLYQAGTLGWYAFGVVLLLYLLLQIAYTFWLKHVVILDLFCIAGGFVLRAVGGAAILQVTITPWWLMCVLLLALFLGLGKRRNELMVLDTNAANHRRILNEYSPQLLEHLITIVVACTIFAYSYATFSAPSVPKDGFPWLMLTIPFVIYALFRYLYLVYQRGEGGTPEELLLRDRPLLIAILAWGALVLTILLLAGNGLSASG; encoded by the coding sequence ATGCAGTCACGCATCGCGGTCGAGCGCGCCGGTGGCCTGGAGGCGCTCAAATATCTGCTGCTGGGCATGCGCCCCCGGCAGTGGATCAAAAACGCGTTTGTGTTCGCCGGCATTGTCTTCGCCGAGCGACATCTGTTTACCGAAGCCTGGGCGCTGGGCCGCGTCGTGTTGGCCTTTGCGCTCTTCAGTCTGGTCTCCGGCGCGGTGTACCTGATGAACGACCTGGCCGATCTGGAACAGGATCGGCTCCATCCGCGCAAACGGCACCGCCCGCTACCGTCAGGCCGCCTCGCGCCGGGCCTGGCGCGCGCCGGCGCGCTGATCTTCGGCCTGGGATCGCCGGCGCTGCCCTGGCTGATCGGCTTGCTCAGCGGCCCGTCCGTAGCGCACCAGAGCTCGCTCGCCGCCGCCTGGCAGCTGCTCTACCAGGCCGGCACACTGGGCTGGTATGCCTTTGGCGTGGTGCTGCTGCTGTACCTGCTGTTGCAGATCGCCTACACCTTCTGGCTCAAGCACGTGGTGATCCTCGACCTGTTCTGCATCGCCGGCGGCTTTGTGCTGCGCGCGGTCGGCGGCGCGGCGATCCTGCAGGTGACGATCACGCCCTGGTGGCTGATGTGCGTGCTGCTGCTGGCGCTCTTCCTCGGCCTGGGCAAGCGCCGCAACGAACTGATGGTACTGGACACCAACGCCGCCAACCATCGCCGTATTCTCAACGAATACTCGCCACAACTGCTGGAACACCTGATCACGATCGTGGTGGCCTGCACGATCTTCGCCTACTCCTACGCCACCTTCTCGGCGCCCAGCGTGCCCAAAGACGGCTTCCCCTGGCTGATGCTCACCATCCCCTTCGTGATCTATGCGCTGTTCCGCTACCTGTATCTGGTCTATCAGCGCGGCGAGGGCGGCACACCTGAAGAGCTGCTGCTGCGGGATCGCCCCCTGCTGATCGCCATTCTGGCCTGGGGCGCGCTGGTGCTCACCATCTTGCTGCTGGCCGGCAACGGACTGAGCGCGTCAGGGTAG
- a CDS encoding GNAT family N-acetyltransferase, with the protein MAHQPTQSGASSAPQAQTPNPGADASGFALRPATRSDAGAIADLLLEGFGHEYGGWLHRRAGRRFIERIHTLPGRLYGLLVAVDSANRPIGVAGLRTREVHPRSDGLEERMLFEELGVGRALLLDLRAALTEPPMYQPRSHEAYIYSVAVTAAWRRRGVASALLTALHDRARSYGKTSVLLEVAANNQAACRLYLHHGYVVVGRRRGLLGWLPLGAPTHLLMHKEL; encoded by the coding sequence GTGGCTCACCAACCAACGCAATCCGGCGCAAGCAGCGCACCGCAGGCCCAGACGCCTAACCCTGGGGCTGACGCCTCGGGCTTTGCGCTCCGTCCGGCCACACGCTCCGACGCCGGCGCGATCGCCGACCTGCTGCTGGAAGGCTTTGGCCATGAATACGGTGGCTGGCTCCATCGCCGCGCGGGCCGCCGCTTCATCGAGCGCATCCATACCCTGCCGGGCCGCCTGTATGGGCTGCTGGTCGCCGTCGATAGCGCGAACCGACCGATCGGCGTCGCCGGCCTGCGCACCCGTGAGGTGCATCCACGCAGCGATGGACTTGAAGAACGCATGCTCTTCGAAGAGCTGGGCGTTGGGCGGGCGCTGCTGCTCGATCTGCGCGCCGCACTCACCGAACCGCCGATGTACCAGCCACGCAGCCACGAAGCCTACATCTACAGCGTCGCCGTCACAGCCGCCTGGCGTCGCCGGGGCGTGGCCAGCGCCCTGCTGACGGCCTTACACGACCGCGCACGCAGCTACGGCAAAACCAGTGTCCTGCTGGAGGTCGCTGCCAACAACCAAGCGGCTTGTCGCCTGTACCTCCACCACGGCTACGTTGTCGTCGGGCGACGGCGCGGCTTGCTCGGCTGGCTGCCCCTGGGCGCGCCGACCCATCTCCTGATGCACAAAGAGCTGTAG